The Haliotis asinina isolate JCU_RB_2024 chromosome 2, JCU_Hal_asi_v2, whole genome shotgun sequence genomic interval ACACGATAGTCAACAAAGTGAACTCCTTCAAGGCATTTAGTTTCCAGATTTTTAATCTGCGACAAGTATGCTACATGGGAGCGCAAAAAACACACAGGACCATGGTCCTCTTTTACAACCATGATGGATGTGCCTTTTAGAAATAGGTATGGGTTTCGTCTATACACATATTTTTGGTTTAAAAATATCTTGAATATTTTATACCTTAAAAGACATTTATATCTTCCACGAAATTTAATCTATCAACTGAATCAGTGAAAACGTTTCAAAGATCATTTACATAATATTACAGACAGTTGGAACGCTCCTACTCTAATGATCAGAGAGGGCGGAACCCATTTGTGTGACTGCTagaaattgtgatataaaatgttGTAAGCGACGTCTCAAAGTAAAGTCATGTTGAAGAATCAAGACTGGAGACAATTTGTAATAcctgttgtttatttacaatagcaGTTTAAACAGAATCATAGTTTAAACGACATCATTTACAGTGCTTCGATTTTTCTGGAAACCACACTCAATATTTGTTATTAAGTTGTTCGTTTTCAGGTACCAAATCATCTCCTTTTTACGGTTTTCCCATGGTCTACAGACATAAATCGTTGAAGGTATTTGCCTGTAATTGGAAGATTCACCATGTTCTCGGCCAAAGAACATACGTATTTTCCACCAGGAAGGTATAATATTCCCTgatgtgtatatttgttcacTATACAAACAAATTTGTGGAACATAGAAACGTTTTCAGACATGAATGAGACCCATTCTTCAGGAGCTGTTAATGAATATCATTAGCCCCTGTTGCGGTATCAGAGGCTTGCTCAAGGTCAGATCGTGTGACTAAAATTATTCCTTGTAGCATTCACGATTGTTTGGGTAAAACTTGTTTCTTCTTAGAAATCTTAGAAATTCATGGGTGTGATTTGGATGTTTCACCAATTATATTTGCTTTGCcagttttattagttaataaAATATCAGCGGAACCTTTTATTGTCTTTTATTTGTTTATCCACACAGGCATCATGATCGAAACAGGCATCATGATCCACACGGGCATCATGATCCACGCCTTTGCCATGGATGTTTGTTATCAtgatattttggaaacatagtttCTTCAAGACTGACGTTTGGTTTGTTTTAATGGGCTCCGCGTCTTGGCATTATTAATTGTACCATTATCTATATCATGGTTTGTAGAATGTGTGCAAGAATATTCTTTGCAGCTTTTCACGACATTCTCTGGCCTGTAGGAATTCGTTTTTAAAGCATGGTATACGGAAATGTGGAGTTGCAGAGGTGCATGTGATGCTGGAATTGTCTTGTCAGTAAGTGTATCTGACATATGTTatgtgtgagcgagtgagcgattttaggtttacgccgcacccggcaataatggagtctggaccagacaatccaatattCAACGGCATtcgcatcgatctgcgcaacttgaaaccgatgacatgagtcaataagtcagtgagtctgaccacccgatcctgttagttgctgCTTACGACAAGTGTACATTACTGAAGGCGAATATtctaaccttgaccttcacgggtccatgtgTTATAACCTGAAATGAATTTTCTCAGAGATTTTACCTGTAGAAGGTTGGTACACTTCCCGAATGCGAGTTGTGTTCATCAAGACTGCTCATGATGAAACATGGCttggaagttgatcatacaggTATAGAAGATGTGACTGGCGAATTTCGAAAGAAGGTGGAACGTACAAACTGATTGTGCAGGGTCAGACGAAAAGCAAGCAATAGTTTGAAGATGATTAGTATAAAGAGAGACATGGCTGTTCATGGTACCCTGCCGTATCAGAATAGAACCTTGTCCAGTGGCTTTGTCTGCTGGAGGAGAAAATGAGTGATGCCCACTGTATTGTCGTGAAGTAAATGTATctctattttgaaaatatgcgtATTTGGAGACAGACTGCTGATGGTTGGAGAACCTCCATAAGCTATTTGTAATTCACTGAAGCCAGTCAGTCCTCTGCAAATCCGCTGATTTATAATGACCAATTGAGACATGGTGGCTTAATCGGAGATCTCTGTCGTGAATTTGAACTATTCTTTCGCTTCTCCTGTGAGTCCAGTGTCTTTCAAATTATATTTCATGCAACATATTTAATTGCAGAATGTGTGTCCTTTTATTGTTTGGCTAAATTAGGTTACAATGGAAAacgactgaagggatgatgtaaatccagcttcgGGGCATCCAGGTATCAAAcgtactgcaagtccccatgggcCCTTGTATGGTGATATACCTCAATTTATTTCGATCTACAGCcaattttatattgtactgttttAATAGTAAGAAAatgatacattttcaaaataggtTTACATTCATGTCTTTGATTTTCTAGTGGTATTTATTGTCTTGACAGGTGTTTGTAATTTTAACTCTGTATTTGTCATGTAGTCGAAACTTTTTTAAGTCACGATGCGGCTGAAAGTGTCGATGTGTCAGTAAGTCGTAACTCACTCATGCACCCAGTCCAAATCAATCGGACCTTCTTTTGAGAAAGGAGAATGATCACCTGGCACTGTTCTTGCATTTCGTAAACATACTGTCACAACCTTAGCTTCTGTTGCATGTATCAAGGTCGAAACACATAGACACTGCAAGTTGTCTGATTAGTAATggcgtttttaacaaataattCTGTACTCACGAAGTGACCAATGGTACGTCCGTTTTAAAGGAAAAGACGATAACTATCTCTTATTAGGTAATTGGTctctaagtaccaaactaggCGATTAATGATCATGGGTTTGATAGACTAAGTTAATCGATAATTTGACGGATCCTTATGATAACGCCCATGGTTATGTATTGGCACTACTATACAGCGTCACGGCATTACGAAGGTAATTTCCCGATATTTTCCCGGTAatttccaaatatcatcaaaactaaacAGGATTCTGTTAAGTGCTTCAGGGGTCGATATTATATGGCATGGGGTGATGCACTCTATGAGCAAATCCATGGCCTTCCCATGGGATCCCGTCTCACTCTTATCCTTTCTGAAATGTAGATGACGTCCTTTGAACAACAATTAAGCCCTCAGCACCTCACTAATCAAACCAACCTGCAGGTTCAGGAAGGTTGATGACACCTTTGTTATTCTCCCTCACGACAATGAACCCCTCTGAACTTCTCCAACATCTTAACCAACAACACCCCCGCATCCAatttacatttgaaactgaaaacaactcacaactACCCTTTCTTGACGTTCTTGTTACCCGTAATACTGAAAACACTATCCAAACCTACCCACACTGACCAATACCTCCACTTTGATTCTAATCACCCCCTCAGAACTAAAACCGGCGTTATCTCCACCCTCACCCGCCGTGCTGTAAAGTTATCCTCTCTCCCCTCTAAACCTGAACTAAATCATCTCCGGCACGTCTTTACCAAACTCAACATCTACCCTACTAAACATGTCGACCGCATCATCAACTCCACCATCAACCCCACACCTAAACCCAAAGCTACTAAGTCTGATTCAGCTCCTGTTCGCATCTCACTTCCTTACATtggcaaaacatcacaccacataTGCATTAGCCGTCTACTCAAGCAACAACCAGACATCGACACATACTTCACCCCAGCCACACCCATCAAAACCATCATCAGGGCAAATGGTAGGAAACATCCCACAACAAAACAAGAGCCTAAGGTTGTGGTatacaacatcagctgcagctgtggcagcaactacattggggaaaATTCCAGACCACTAAACAttcgcatcaaagaacacaagacatcaacaaacaaagcagacaaaacatcagccatttcggaacacattaccaaatttcctgaccacaaaATCAATTAGAACACTATCAAAACACTCTCCAGCAACAAACATGTGTACAAGCAGAGAAAATTGGCCGAAGCTATTCACATACGCAGACACAACCCTTCTATAAACAGGGATCAGGTTATATTTCTACCTAACCAGTTCGACACTTTGATCAAGAAATATTAATCTCTGGCTTCCGCCACTAATCCTCTATTAATTGGTCTCCTCAACGCTGtaatcccccacccccacccctggCTTCACACTAATTACTGGTTATGTCAACAACTCAAGTTAtatcctttgatgtttttggTATCTCATCTCctaaattatgttgttgttattgttaatctcctcagcaatatctcatgtacctgtatataaactgttacaccttgtcctcccatatgcctgaaaacggtataagaatccataccgaaacgtcgctattgtgaaaataaagaagctgattatccataaaatttgttccgtcaccttcagctcagcaacttctaaactACCTCCAAAACAGTAAAACCATTCATGAGCTGAGGATGTGTTGTTTGGAACTGTAGCAAGCGTATCACAGAAAGCTTTCCCACTGTTCAGAAAAACGAAGAAAAGTCCACATTAATCGTGAAAAtaacaacataaacaaaatacactaaaAGCAGCAACGAAAAACTATGAAGCGGCTACATTTTTACATCAGCGAACTTTGACCTCTTCCATGTGCGCACTCGACACTCATCTGTCTGCTAACATAGACACCTCGTCTACAATCTTCAGTTAGTGCACTGACTAAATCAAGAATGCGACCATTTAGTATATATATCAGATCTGTGTCTCAATACTTTAGATATACGGCTCAATAGCGTTGTATCAGATATCAGTACTGTTACTCATTTTAACCctgttctttgtttgtttactaTATATGACACTATTTTAGACTTGTGCTGGTTTTAATAGGACCCGCCGACCATTTGCCACGGAAATTTCAAAACCgtaacaaaatatttaatgtttctCAAAACCATTTGATCGCACATGATGATATCTGGAAATGTCGGAACACTTCCACAAAACTCAAAGTTATGTTCTGTCGGATCTAAAACTTCACCATGATTTGCAACACGTTTTTATTCAGGGCATATCAGCCACATAAGCAAAGATTACACTCCTGTATTATGGACACTGTGCATGGACAATCATATTATCCCACCAAGCCCTTGCCTTTGGGGAAGATTACTCCACCACGATAGTAATCTTGCCAGACGGGTTGCTTGTTAAACTGTTGTTGATTGATGGTGGCATACTGTTTGAAGTCTTGGTTGTTCCATACGTCGTTTCCTCCCTGTCCGTATCCTCCTCCGTACCCTCCCCCGTACCCTCCTCCGTACCCTCCGCCGTATCCTCCGCCGTATCCTCCGCCGTATCCTCCGCCGTGTCCGTATATAATTGTGACTGAGGCCATCGCCACCAGTAGGACCAAATAGACTGCTACAGCAAAGGTTTTCATGGTGTTTATATCTGCAccaaagaaaatatatactgtCAGATAAATACGATTCTTTCAGTTAAGTTCAGCTAATCACACGGATCAGTTATGTTCTGATCGAGACATATATGCATCCAAAATCTCCCCAGTGCATCCATAATCCGTCGAACTATTTGAGTCGATCCCTGTGTTTTCTTGTAATTCTATATTTGCACATATTGATAGTTAGTGAAGTGAAAGTTAAGGTAAAgcagacaatatttcagccaaataGTGAGGTGAACAAAGTTACTATATTTGAAGGACAGCAAAACATcaatgagttaagttttacgctgcattcagcaacgttccagctatatggaggaggtatgtaaataatcgagtctggaccagacaatccagtgattgaacatgagcatcgatcagcacaattgggaaccgatgacatgtaccaaccaaatcagcgagcatgaccacccgatcccgttagtcgtcttttatgacaAGAGTCCCCTTTTAGGGcaaatatgggttgctgaaggcctattctatcccgtaccttcacgggtctcctatTAGTATAGATTGCTGTTAAACTGCAGCAGTAAAGCCCCGGAGAGTTGCAAATGATACACGAGTATCAGATATCATGGAAAACCGCAAAGGTCCgagtcagaattggtcttcagcaaatcGTGCTGTATATATGAAGCGCGAATGCCAGCGTGATATTCCTCCGTGAAATACGCAGAGTAACTTTTGAATATATACTGCATATTCAACTGCAGTATTAAAATTGATTGAAAGAAATCCAGACTTACCAGATCTGCGTAGGGAAGTAGGTGAAGAATGGCAACTTGTTATCACCTTATATACGTTCAAGTTCTATGTTTTGGTCCCACTTTTTAAAACGTTTGACAGCCTTATTGTACCCCATCAGTTAAAAATTATTTGATCTGGCGAATATCAGTGTTAACATCTCAAGATCTATAAGTAggtatgtgaaaatatgttcaCTTAAAATGTATTCTTTTTGACACTGATGAATTAATTCATACTCATCTATTTTGATTCAAAAAGGCTTCAGAGAATCACTTGACATGTTTATTAACGCTGTAACATGGAATAGGTGAAGTTGCTTAGAGAAAGTCGGAAGATATCTTTGACTGTGTCAGACTTATTGCACTTGGGAACATTTGGCAAGCGCATATGTGAAAGTTCACAAGGAGTCTTCTCATGCCATACCAAAGGCGTAGTTCATTGgtcatggtgagtgagtggtttattTTTAcgactcactcagcaatattccagctatatggcttcggtctgtaaataacagtgactgtaccagacaatccgaaatgagcatcgatccatgcaatttggatgtgatggcatgtgtcaaccaagtcaactgtTGTTGCTGTCTTTTATGAGTCAAAGGATAATACAGGTCAGGGAAACACATCTTATCGTGGTCACCACTAGAAGCTCCATGTACGTGTTGACAACCTATCATTTCAAAACACAGGGGTACGCACCCATTTATGCTTAGGGTGACTTTCATCGAATTTTGTGAGCTGGTTTCTTTTTGCAAGCAATGAAAGGAAGGAGGTGTCATTTTGCCACTAAACACAGTTTTTAATACTTTTTAACACTACAAAGGTGCGTAACCAATATGGGACAATATGCAGATAAGTGAATTTAAATTAGCTAATTTATTAGTCTTATGTGGTCGGATATCAACCTTTCTAGTCTTAAAATGGATTCTTTTGATTTAAACGCTTTCATGGAATATGAGCAAACTGGCTTTTATGCAACTATGTGTATTAACAAATTGATATATAGACATTTCATGGGCATTCTTGCCaccataaaatgttttctgatgaaataaAGATCCTAATTTAGTGAAAAACTGAGTATAgaaaaaatgcaaacaattttcattttatttttctatttGAACACGGAAAGTTTTAACGCATTCTAAGTAACTTACATAATCAAATCGTGGGACAGTAAAAAAATATCGAACGGCCAAGTAAAGCGGCACTTTAAACTCTACAAGTAATGTGAATGGTTCAACCACTAAACAATCTACTCAGCTTTATTCACGTCTATACTGCAAGTTTCTATCTTCAACAATGGCAACAATGGCAGAAAAATGCGTTTTTGAAGGTCCCATCCTCCAAATGGGACAATATGCATAAATGGGTAAATGGAGgtgtttgtatatatatatatgtaacataTCCAAACGCTCGGGGATTTAGGTCGATCACTCGGCAATATTATCCGTAATGCATTCTTCACTGTATATACTTACAAAATAGCATCATAACTAGAGAGATTTCAAAACACTTGGCCGTACGGTTAGGTCAAGATGCACATGGATTAAGCGAGTAAACATTTTCCCATTCACGAGAAATATTGTCTTTGTAGCAGAATTATGATTACAAGTTTTTCCGAGCTGACGCTTCAATAACTTACATAGTAATTATTGATCGGTATACAGATAATTGCGCACTTGAAGCTTCCAGCTTATCTtgtttgtgattttgtttgGCTTAACGTACAGAACGACAGAATCCTTTTACTATAATTATTTGCAGTACAATTGCGAACTGTCAATGAATATTGCGAATATAATATCAGGAGAATTAGCAAAAAATGCGATAACCCTTCATTTGGAATTTCGTCAAAGAACTCTTTTGCACCAATAAATATCTCATGTTATTTTGGCACCTTCTACTGTTACTGCCACAAAGAATGAAAGCTGCATGCCAAATCGTTTTATTTAGTAAATGAAACACTAATTGCAATGCTTTTTCTTAGTGAAATACCGTGTGTTTACAATCCACTAATTTATCAGACTTACGTACCAATGTTTCTTTACACTAATTCTACTTTACATTGCTTAGACTTATTGAAAACAAACCGTACTTACCGGTCACCAGAGATGTGACGAAGTGACGAGTGGCAAGTTAATCTCGTCTTATATACGCTCCAAATACATCCTTTGGCCtcccttttaaatatattttacggATGTGTTATGTAATGATTAATGCTTTAAGAATTATATACCCTGGAGAAATGAggaatatttttctttgaaagacATCTGATCTTAGTAGGAATATTCTTTGTGCAACAGAAAAAAACTTGCGTACATATTGTCAACAGAGAAATTCCAAACAAACTCGTGACAGGTTTACGTTCAGGCAATAATTATGGAACCATTTGCCCTGGAGAAATTGGGGAACCTGGGGATCGGTGTTTGATTCCAGGTAAGGAAGTAAACatttatcactgaattgtgAGGACACACTATAGTTCACACTCCACATCATTGTCCTGTCTTGTCAACACTCTCTTGTTTGCAGGttgcagtaagtgagtgagctacgttttacgtcactttcagTAATTTCCAAGCTATATatctgcggtctgtaaataatcgagactaaACCATGCTATTTAGTGGTCAACAAGCATGAACATGGCTCACGCaaatgtgatacgatgacatgcatcaaataGGTagtagtctccttttatggcgatcataggttactgaaaacaaatatttttatttttccccgTATCGTCAGGGGTTGTAGCAAAGGATTAAAAAGATCAGAAATCCTGTAAAGATTCAGATATTCAACATTCCTTAGTACGGCAGTAGCTGTGCATCTGTTCGTTTTATGGTAATGGATAGAGTCATTATTCTTAAAAAATacactaaactaaactaaactaaactaaactaaactaaactaaactaaactaaactaaactaaactaaactaaactaaactatgttTAAATAAGACGTAACTGAAGTGTTGGGTCAGATGAAGATTTCAAACACACCAAAGAGTTTAACAACAATGTATATCTTATTCTGTATGTAAAACACTTTTTATGATTTGTGTGGGTGAGATGGTAACGAATTCGTATAAACCAAGAAATTATAGGTGTATGCAATGTTATTAATTACACATGTTAATCTCACAACGGTTTTTATATTTACAACACGTTCCGTGAGTGACAGACATGTGCTTCacttattgtacccatgtgggcaaccCAGTTTTTCGCCGTTACGACGAATAACACCAATTACAAGAGATCTCCTGTCTGGAAAATGTCGTCTGAGCTCCATGTTTGGTGAATGTATATAAAAGAAAATCGATTTATAGCCGTCAGCAGCCTTTAATGAGCGATCTGCGAACCCCTTCTCGGTTAGAATTCGACACAATATTCAACAAAGTGAGCTGCTTCAAGGCATTTAGTTTCCAGATTTTTAATCTGCGACAAGTATGCTACATGGGAGCGCAAAAAACACACAGGACCATGGTCCTCTTTTACAACCATGATGGATGTGCCTTTTAGAAATAGGTATGGGTTTCGTGTATACACATATTTTTGGTTTAAAAATATCTTGAATATTTTATACCTTAAAAGACATTTATACCTTTCACGAAATTTAATCTATCAACTGAATCAGTGAAAACGTTTCAAAGATTATTTACATAATGTTACAGACAGTTTGAACGCTTctactgtaatgatcagagagggcGGAACCCATTTGTCTGACTGCTagaaattgtgatataaaatgttGTAAGCGACGTCTCAAAGTAAAGTCATGTTGAAGAATCAAGAATGGAGACAATTGTAATAcctgttgtttatttacaatagcaGTTTAAACAGAATCATAGTTTAAACGACATCATTCACAGTG includes:
- the LOC137273562 gene encoding uncharacterized protein, encoding MKTSAVAVCLVLLVAMASATGGGYGGGYGGGYGGGYGGGYGQGGNDVWNNQDFKQYATINQQQFNKQPVWQDYYRGGVIFPKGKGLVG